The following are encoded together in the Streptomyces rapamycinicus NRRL 5491 genome:
- a CDS encoding EamA family transporter — protein MAATAMCTVQLGSALTVPLFGQLGALGTAGLRLGWAGLILLVAIRPRPRDFSSRDLLACMVLGLVTAGMMVFFMQAIARLPLGTASALEFLGPLTVSLFGPRKGRLIWAAAAATGVVLLTEPWHGGTDPVGVGSALLAAGCWAAYILLTQRVGDRVTGLKGLAVSMPVAAVVGLAIAAPGLAERVTWSPLWTMLGLAVLSPVIPFALEFLALRHLTTSAFGTLMSLEPAIALMVGLLVLGQRPGTAATLGLVPGSRGRGQRRRHPRRCPSRGTLRTGTSSAV, from the coding sequence ATGGCTGCCACCGCGATGTGCACCGTGCAGCTCGGATCGGCTCTGACGGTTCCGCTGTTCGGACAGCTCGGCGCGCTGGGCACCGCGGGGCTGCGCCTGGGCTGGGCGGGGCTGATTCTGCTGGTCGCCATCCGCCCCCGGCCTCGTGATTTCAGCTCCCGGGATCTGCTCGCCTGCATGGTGCTCGGTCTCGTGACCGCCGGAATGATGGTCTTCTTCATGCAGGCGATCGCCCGTCTCCCGCTGGGGACCGCAAGCGCACTGGAATTCCTGGGACCGCTCACCGTCTCCCTCTTCGGGCCGAGGAAGGGACGCCTGATCTGGGCGGCCGCGGCGGCGACGGGCGTCGTGCTGCTGACCGAGCCCTGGCACGGCGGCACCGACCCGGTGGGGGTGGGGAGCGCGCTGCTCGCCGCGGGGTGCTGGGCCGCGTACATACTGCTGACCCAACGGGTCGGTGATCGCGTCACCGGCCTGAAAGGGCTGGCTGTCTCCATGCCGGTCGCCGCGGTGGTGGGGCTGGCCATCGCCGCCCCGGGCCTCGCCGAACGCGTCACGTGGTCACCGCTGTGGACCATGCTGGGTCTGGCGGTGCTCAGCCCCGTCATCCCCTTCGCTCTCGAGTTTCTCGCCCTGCGCCATCTGACCACGTCCGCGTTCGGCACTCTGATGAGCCTCGAGCCCGCCATCGCCCTCATGGTCGGTCTGCTCGTTCTCGGCCAGCGCCCCGGGACGGCTGCGACACTTGGCCTGGTTCCTGGTTCTCGTGGTCGTGGCCAGCGTCGGCGCCACCCGCGCCGGTGTCCGTCCCGCGGCACCCTCCGCACAGGCACCAGTTCGGCGGTATGA
- a CDS encoding LysR family transcriptional regulator — protein METRRLQMLAELARRGSMRAVAEATGTTTSTVSQQVAALAQDMGTALIEPHGRRVRLTPAGRRLAEHAVTILAAVEAAQRDLSPDAPPTGTVRVAGFATAIRAQLLPIIGNLSASHPQLSILVSEHEPAEALLLLANDEADLALTYDYNLAPAEPDPAVVTTPLWTAPWGLGVPDHAARPSVPGAPEVFRWFRTADWIGNSRNTGDETVIRTLASMAGFTPHLTHQADNLDLVQGMIAAGMGVGLLPMGTATLPGVHLVPLTAPDVVLRAFAVARRGRDGWPPLALLTDLIIRQSARSA, from the coding sequence ATGGAAACACGCCGCCTGCAGATGCTGGCCGAATTGGCCCGGAGAGGCTCGATGCGCGCGGTGGCCGAGGCCACCGGCACGACCACCTCGACGGTTTCCCAGCAGGTCGCCGCTCTGGCTCAGGACATGGGCACGGCACTGATCGAGCCGCATGGGCGCAGGGTCAGGCTCACTCCGGCGGGCCGCCGGCTGGCGGAACACGCCGTGACGATCCTTGCCGCGGTCGAGGCCGCGCAGCGGGACCTGAGCCCCGACGCCCCGCCGACCGGCACGGTGCGCGTGGCAGGCTTCGCCACGGCCATCCGAGCCCAGCTGCTGCCCATCATCGGCAACTTGTCGGCAAGCCATCCTCAGCTCAGCATCCTGGTCAGTGAGCACGAACCCGCCGAAGCCCTCCTTCTGCTGGCGAACGACGAGGCCGACCTCGCGCTCACCTACGACTACAACCTGGCACCGGCCGAGCCGGACCCCGCGGTCGTGACCACCCCGCTGTGGACCGCCCCCTGGGGTCTGGGCGTTCCCGACCACGCCGCCCGTCCCTCGGTACCGGGCGCCCCGGAGGTCTTCCGCTGGTTCCGCACGGCGGATTGGATCGGCAACTCGCGCAACACCGGTGACGAGACCGTCATCCGGACACTCGCCTCCATGGCCGGCTTCACCCCCCACCTCACTCACCAGGCGGACAACCTCGACCTCGTACAGGGCATGATCGCGGCAGGGATGGGCGTAGGGCTGCTGCCGATGGGCACCGCCACGCTGCCCGGTGTCCATCTGGTGCCGCTCACCGCGCCTGACGTCGTCCTGCGCGCCTTCGCCGTCGCCCGCCGGGGTCGCGACGGCTGGCCTCCGCTGGCCCTGCTGACCGACCTGATCATTCGGCAATCGGCGCGGAGTGCGTAG
- a CDS encoding (5-formylfuran-3-yl)methyl phosphate synthase, which translates to MRWKEATLLLLISPDSVEEALDCAKAAEHLDIVDVKKPDEGSLGANFPWVIRQIRDAVPADKPVSATVGDVPYKPGTVAQAALGATVSGATYIKVGLYGCTTPEQAVDVMRGVVRAVKDHRPDAFVVASGYADAHRIGCVNPLALPDIAHRSGCDAAMLDTAIKDGTRLFDHVPPDLCAEFVRQAHEAGLRAALAGSVKAADLGALTRIGTDIVGVRGAVCEGGDRDAGRIQPQLVAAFRAEMDRHAGEHAASVATAS; encoded by the coding sequence ATGCGGTGGAAGGAAGCCACGTTGTTGCTTCTCATCTCCCCGGACAGCGTCGAGGAGGCCCTCGACTGCGCGAAGGCGGCGGAACACCTCGACATCGTCGATGTCAAGAAGCCCGACGAGGGCTCGCTCGGCGCGAACTTCCCCTGGGTCATCCGGCAGATCCGTGACGCGGTCCCGGCGGACAAGCCGGTCTCCGCCACCGTGGGAGACGTCCCCTACAAGCCCGGCACAGTGGCCCAGGCGGCGCTGGGGGCAACGGTCTCCGGAGCCACCTACATCAAGGTCGGCCTCTACGGGTGCACGACGCCCGAGCAGGCCGTCGACGTCATGCGCGGGGTCGTCCGGGCGGTGAAGGATCATCGGCCGGACGCGTTCGTCGTCGCCTCCGGCTACGCCGACGCCCACCGGATCGGCTGCGTCAACCCGCTCGCGCTGCCCGACATCGCCCACCGCTCCGGCTGTGACGCGGCCATGCTCGACACCGCGATCAAGGATGGGACGCGGCTGTTCGACCACGTTCCGCCCGACCTCTGCGCGGAGTTTGTCCGGCAGGCCCACGAGGCCGGTCTGCGCGCCGCCCTCGCGGGCAGCGTCAAAGCCGCCGACCTCGGTGCGCTCACCCGCATCGGCACCGACATCGTGGGGGTGCGCGGCGCGGTCTGCGAGGGAGGCGACCGCGACGCCGGAAGGATCCAGCCGCAGCTGGTGGCCGCCTTCCGGGCGGAGATGGACCGGCACGCCGGGGAACACGCGGCGTCCGTCGCCACCGCGAGTTGA
- a CDS encoding aldehyde dehydrogenase family protein, with amino-acid sequence MPGPPPRTPGTSGGWIAVLDPATGEAFDEAPDQRPDELDGIVGRAHAAWRGWRADPAARTTVLLAAADAVLTIVTGREPLGARLASHPGIRHVTFTGSVPTGRAVARAATASLAPVTLELGGNDAAILLDDVEVERIADRLFWAAFRNCGQVCMAVKRLYAPARLYSQVVEALAGRAKSAVVGPGLGPGSQLGPVGNAPQPARVEHYTARALAAGARAVTGGHRLDRPGYFFAPTILADVPPDSPVVTQEQFGPVLPVLPYVSLDAAIEAANDSGFGLGGSVWGTDPDRAEAVAGRLECGMVWINHHAETSLAQPFAGIKDSGVGVAGGPWGLYGNLSPFVVHRPVEVRG; translated from the coding sequence ATGCCGGGCCCGCCCCCTCGCACGCCCGGAACCAGTGGCGGGTGGATCGCCGTGCTCGATCCGGCCACCGGCGAGGCCTTCGACGAGGCCCCCGACCAGCGGCCGGACGAGCTGGACGGCATCGTCGGCCGGGCCCACGCCGCCTGGCGCGGCTGGCGCGCCGACCCCGCCGCCCGCACCACCGTGCTGCTCGCGGCAGCAGACGCCGTCCTGACCATCGTCACCGGCCGCGAACCGCTCGGCGCCCGCCTCGCCTCCCATCCGGGGATCCGCCACGTGACCTTCACCGGTTCGGTTCCCACCGGGCGGGCCGTCGCGCGGGCCGCGACGGCCTCGCTCGCCCCTGTCACCCTGGAACTGGGCGGTAACGACGCCGCCATCCTGCTGGACGACGTGGAGGTGGAGCGGATCGCGGACCGGCTGTTCTGGGCGGCGTTCCGCAACTGCGGGCAGGTCTGCATGGCGGTCAAGCGCCTCTACGCCCCGGCCCGGCTCTACTCGCAGGTGGTCGAGGCCCTCGCGGGGCGCGCCAAGTCCGCCGTCGTCGGTCCCGGGCTCGGCCCCGGCTCGCAGCTGGGCCCGGTCGGCAACGCCCCTCAACCGGCCCGCGTCGAGCACTACACGGCCCGGGCCCTGGCAGCCGGTGCCCGAGCCGTGACCGGTGGCCACCGGCTGGACCGGCCGGGCTACTTCTTCGCCCCCACCATCCTGGCCGATGTCCCGCCCGACAGCCCGGTGGTCACGCAGGAGCAGTTCGGCCCGGTCCTGCCGGTGCTGCCGTACGTCAGCCTCGACGCGGCCATCGAAGCGGCCAACGACTCCGGCTTCGGGCTGGGCGGCTCGGTATGGGGCACCGACCCGGACCGGGCCGAGGCGGTGGCCGGCCGGCTGGAGTGCGGGATGGTGTGGATCAACCACCACGCCGAAACCTCCCTCGCCCAGCCCTTCGCGGGCATCAAGGACAGCGGTGTCGGCGTGGCGGGCGGGCCGTGGGGGCTGTATGGCAACCTCAGCCCGTTCGTCGTGCACCGTCCGGTCGAGGTGCGCGGATGA
- a CDS encoding NAD(P)-dependent alcohol dehydrogenase has protein sequence MRFTAAVLRSCESRFTLEEVMLRAGPGDGEVLVRIAGCGMCRTDLAVRHSAGRSPLPAVLGHEGAGIVVETGGPDTGLRSGDHVVLSFDSCGHCRNCMGAAPAYCDSFPALNLFGGRKEHAARFTDADGGALAPRWFGQSSFAEYAVVPARNAVRVDPTLPIELLGPLGCSFLTGAGAVFHSFGVGPGDTIAVYGAGAVGLAAVMAATAAGAVTVAVDRHPERLALAERLHAIPLHTASADLPALADLPSLADRIRQLTDGGAHYALDTTGSPQLINNALRALRPTGHLGLVARLRTPLPLEPGTLDRGRRISHICEGDAVPGLLIPRLTGLWQAGRFPFDQLIRTYPLTDINQAERDCDAGRVVKPVLIPAGPREDTIG, from the coding sequence ATGAGGTTCACCGCGGCGGTACTGCGCTCCTGTGAGAGCCGGTTCACCCTCGAGGAGGTGATGCTGCGCGCGGGGCCGGGCGACGGCGAGGTCCTGGTGAGGATCGCGGGCTGTGGGATGTGCCGGACCGATCTCGCGGTCCGGCACTCGGCAGGCCGCTCACCGCTGCCCGCGGTGCTCGGCCACGAAGGAGCCGGGATCGTGGTGGAGACAGGCGGCCCGGACACCGGCCTGCGCTCCGGCGACCACGTCGTTCTGAGCTTCGACTCCTGCGGACACTGCCGGAACTGCATGGGCGCGGCCCCCGCCTACTGCGACTCCTTCCCCGCGCTGAACCTCTTCGGAGGGCGCAAGGAGCACGCGGCGCGGTTCACCGACGCGGACGGAGGCGCGTTGGCGCCCCGCTGGTTCGGCCAGTCCTCCTTCGCCGAATACGCGGTGGTCCCGGCCCGCAACGCCGTCCGGGTCGATCCCACACTGCCCATCGAACTCCTCGGACCGCTCGGCTGCTCCTTCCTCACCGGCGCCGGAGCGGTCTTCCACTCCTTCGGTGTCGGCCCCGGCGACACCATCGCGGTCTACGGCGCGGGGGCGGTCGGCCTGGCCGCGGTGATGGCGGCCACCGCCGCCGGGGCGGTGACCGTGGCCGTCGACCGGCACCCCGAACGGCTGGCCCTCGCCGAGCGGCTCCACGCGATCCCGCTGCACACCGCATCGGCCGACCTGCCTGCCCTGGCCGACCTGCCCTCTCTGGCCGACCGCATCCGGCAACTGACGGACGGCGGCGCACACTACGCACTGGACACCACAGGCTCACCCCAACTGATCAACAACGCCCTCCGGGCCCTGCGCCCGACCGGCCACCTCGGCCTGGTGGCGCGCCTCCGCACTCCCCTGCCACTCGAACCGGGGACCTTGGACCGGGGCCGGAGGATCTCCCACATCTGCGAAGGGGACGCGGTGCCGGGACTGCTGATCCCACGGCTGACCGGGCTCTGGCAGGCCGGGCGGTTCCCCTTCGACCAGCTGATCCGCACCTACCCCCTCACCGACATCAACCAAGCCG